The Primulina huaijiensis isolate GDHJ02 chromosome 10, ASM1229523v2, whole genome shotgun sequence region GGTTCCCACGGATCTTTGTCCCGTAAACGGGTTCCACTGGGACTTTGTCCCTCACGAAACCCCATTCCTTACCGTCACAATTAAGTcacttcattcaaaacattttcagcatttccatcactttataaaatacatgcataaatatcattttccttttaaacTAAACATACAACTCGCCTTTTAGCATTTATCATTTTccatcataaattttcatatcctttcaaaataaacatttaaaattcattacagcattcaggacacagCCAGGACtcctaatatttttcaatataaaatgactattttgcccctgaaccctaactttcccattttacccctagacttTAAAAAttcgacccgaatccatccaaacttaccataacaccttaaaacacaCACAAgagcatttcttagacgtaagttgactaaatttataattcgttttaaacttgaatcgaagtctcggttttaaccgGAATCAatccgaaacttaaccaaactttaaccaAAACTTCCTAACACCTAACCAGCCCCTTTTCAACCCAATTCAAGTCATTTAGAATCTCGGAAATGCCTAGAAGCCGCTGGAATTTTTTTTCACCTCATGAACGAAACCCTAACCCCTACAAGCTCTCTCTCATTCGATCCTAGCCCCAAACCAACGAGACCAGACCCCAACCAGCCTTCCTAGGACCAATACTGAACCcttaggaccctactggaccaaccTTAGCGAGCCATGCACGAGGACGTGCATGGTTCATCAAGTCTTGCACGTTGATCATGGTCACGCCTCATAGTCGCGCATCAACAGCCCCTACCATAGAACCAGCAAGGCTTCACACCCTCTTGGACCCCTACATAGCCCTCTTAGGTTACCTGGATGCAGCCCAATCCCTCGCACACACCTGAACCCATCAAGAACCAAAAAGCCGAACCCTACCCCATGGAAAACCCAATTTTTGTTCAGCCCTTAGCCCTCTCTTTCTATCCTTGTACATCCCCATCTAGGTCCTTTTAACCGTTCCTAAATCAAGTAACCCTTGAAAACATTGTTTTATGCATTATAATAACCATTACAGTCCACGGTCTTAGTTCCTCGGTCGCATCTTGAATAACCCTTGAAAATActattttatgcattctaatagaaattcacattttaacatgtaaacatgcctaccacatttaattaattcaattaaaataatttaattaagcattttctatttttcctaaATTTGTATGCAGATGGATTACGTTAccgtattttggaccttacaactcGGGCTCTTTCCGGGTCATCATCATTTCctccttaaatagtcgggctagagtcctACTTGCTGTCCCGAATGGTCGGATTAAACTTGTGCGAtggataaattattttttggattttatggCTAGGGTAGATAGAAACATGATAAGCCCTAGCAGTTGAAAAGACGGAAATCTGACAAGCGTCGCTTCGTATCATGACCGATTTTTCATCTTCTCGAGTGACCTAGCTCAATTTCTGAGGTTTATCTCATCCATCTAGTTGCTTTGAGATCAACGTCTAGGATTGCTCTTCTCCTGCTTATAAATGCTAATCGTCTTACCTCATATCACACTTTTCTCTTGCTCCAATGATTCCAGCATCCTTTGCTTCTATCCGGCGAATCTGTTTCCTAAATTCAGgccattttctcttttttttcatTCTCGTAAGTTTTTTTCCTTCTAAACATGCCAAACTCTACCTTTTCTACTTTAGTTGCCAACACTCGTGGCTCCTTGGACCAAGAATCCGCCATGTTGCACTCCAAATCTACCCCCTATGCGTCCCCTGTTACCTTCACCCCCATTACCTATAAGAAACCAGGTCATCGCCCATCCTTCTAAGAAATCTCAAAAATTCAAAACTGTCCACTAGGCTACTGAGCTTTCTAATGCTCGGGAGAATGTTAAGGGCAAAGTCTGTGCTCCCTCCAAAACAAACACCGAGTATCTGTGTACGCCATTTTTTTCTACTATGACTAGTACTCTATGTCCAGGGGCTGACAAAGACCTTCGAATTCTAGGATCTATCCTTTATTCTTACTCTTTCCTCATTCCTGGTCCTTCGAACCAAGCTGACTGGCCCCTGAAGGGGTTCTATATTTTTTCCGGGACAAATTCTGTAAGGTCTAAAAAAATTCGAGTTACGTAACCTGACTTCATGCAATCTAGGAGTTTactaaaatatgtatttaatgattttaaagcattaaatgcatgattattgcaaggatatgtgttttatttcatggtttattaaagtttcatgcataagGGTTTTTAGTAGTTTTTCGCACTCGAACGAAGAACAGAGACTGAggataattaaggaaaaatatttttattaaataattattttcaattatttaatatatggattaattaagtgaggttttcgaaaatgggccttgttcgggtatttttactcgcagggtcatattttaaaccaatACTCAAATTTTAGCAAGTCGgaggactttttaagggttcaaacaatttttcaaaaacgtacctaaacgaaatatttttcgggagtgtttttggacttaatgggcctattttaaaatatttttgcccAAGACTCCTCCTTATCctcattaaatttaattaggGTCCATTAAGCATCTACTTTATGTATTAACCCTACCctcctaaaccctaaacctaccTCCATCATTTCGGCTGCCGCTTCTCTCCATTTCCAGCAGGTTTTTGTGTATTGCAGAAGCTTTCCCCTTAGGTTCTCTCAAGCTTTTTGCATAGAACTTCTTCCCCGTCTTTCCGGTGCACGTTCTACTCGAGTATCTCTAAGTTTTCTAGcgtaaacgcaaaggcacgtccaATTCCTCTCTTTTCTCATATATCACGCTATGTTATGTACGTGGAATGTTtttgcatgatattttatcgACCTATCATGATGCATAGTATTTATACGGCTTTTACATGAAAAATACGGGTTTTCTACACTTGCATCTCACATTTCTTTGACATGGTTGAAGGGCTGCCACGTTCGTTGGTTATGGGTCATGTTGCATTGGGTTTGAAGGTGTTTAGATGTCAAGATCAGGTCTGGAACGTGTCATGGTAGAGCACAGATCGGATTTCATGGTTGTTGGCTTGATTGGGACTAGATCGAGGGATAGGTGTGAGCGGCGGTGCAAGGGCTGTTCCAAgccttggaccagaccctggtgggtctgagtcgtGGACTAGGATGGCTTGAACACTGCTGGTCATGGTCGAAGGGCCGATCGAGGGAGCTAAGTCGAAGGGCGCACGACTTTTGGGTTCCAGAGGTAAAATGGTCAAATTAAGGTTTCTagggacaaaatggtcattttgcacccgggtcgagttagcagtcttGGCAGTACCCTGATCACaaattgacatgttttaaatacaTATGTAATCACTAACACGACTTTTTGTAGAGATACGAAagatacgttgcatgcttgattatAAGGAAATTTACTtacatgcatgatttttataagtgttgaatatgatgatatgttttgaaggatgggagttggttgtgactaatacgaatacgaaaatgaacatgtaaggccaaggatcagtggatgggtaatactgtcactgatgtccccgtcgccggGTACCGCatttatacgtagatggatccatcgactagagctaatacaaaagtcacaactaattatccgaattcaaataaagaaaatgaacacgtatatgctgtTATGATGAGTTATGTTATGGACACATTATGCTTTGACAtgatatgtttaagttcatgcttttaagatcatgaaatgtatgttaattacagtacttttcattgttgcatgttatgtttatgtacttgttataacgattcaggtgtgttgagtcttttgactcattagatttgattgatgcaGTTGAGCACGATGAGTTTGAGACTGGAGgcgctgaagactgagtagACGGAGCTGGGAGTGTGCATGACGACCCTAGGACCTTGCACATTTCCGCACTATATGTTTATGAGTCATGGATGAACATTTTTTTTAGACATTTTATATCTTTTTATGCGTTGATGATAAGACATGCTTTGATTGTTGCGCTTGAGTTCTTTTAAAACAGTTGTATAGGGATTTGATGATATTTAGATTTTATtaaactgcagtatttttattcaatagttgaatgattttttttaaatgcatgtgtttgagtaattttcgaaaatatcttgcaaaaaataaaaaataaaaatctagcAGTATTTTGGTAGTATACGTTTCGGTtgatatcagagcaagggtcctataaagggttgtgccaccgccagcttcagCAGCTCAGttgtcaagcctcaagtctgtaagtttgcatgttttaaatgttttgaatggTTTAATACTATCACCTACATgcttacatgatatatgttttacagTGAGTTACAGTATATGTTTAGTTGTTTGCATGGTTTAAggattaaatgttttgaaaacttGATTAAATTGAATGATGGGATACGTTTAGAACTTTGACTGTATTCAGATACTATGCCTCCCAAACACGCCCTTAGCACTGATAGGCAGGATGATACTTCTTGAGGCGATAGAGGCTTCCCACCACCACCGCCAGGAGACGCGCTACCCGAGTCTTTGAGGGTATTACGAGTTTGATGGAGCAGGGGCTGGAGGCTCCGAGACCCTAGACAAATATCTATGAGCAGTTCAGacggctcaacccgaaggagtttGGGGGTACTACTGACCCTTTTGTGCAGAAGGTTGGATACGATCACTGGAGCTGTACTTCCGGTACTTGTAGATGAGAGATGGCGACAGGGTCAGGTGCTGAGGGATGATGCAtccctatggtgggagggagcatCACAGGGGGTGGATCTGACTATCCTTACTTGGAATCAATTCAAGGACCTATTCTACAACAAGTACTTTCCAGCGGATGTCAGGGGACGCCTGACTAGAGAGTTTATGAGTATCCGACAGGGAGATTTATCTATGTCTGAGTTTATCCGGAGGTTTGATAgaggttgtcactttgtgccctttaTAGCGAGAGATGTGGCAGAGAAGTTGAGGAATTTTATGTATCGCCTCATACCCACTATTCACTGGGATGTTATGCTGATGAGACCGACTACCTATGATGCTGCCACTACCTGTTCTTTTAAGGTAGAATAGGCCCTCAGCAATATTGATGCCAAGATTCAGTGGAAGAGGCATCAGGCCCAGCAGAGCTCGCAGCCACAGAAGAAACAGTTCACTGAGCCACCCAGGCATcaggggcagcagaagccccaAGGACAGTTCAAGAAGCTCGGACAGCAGAGACCACCGTAGGCTCCAGAGGCTCCTAAGCCGGAGGAGATACAGCCTTGCAAGCAGTGCAACCGGTTCCACTACGGCAAGTGTATGTCAGGACCTTCATGTGTTTCATTTTCAAGGAAGAGAGCCAGAAGGCAGCTGATTTCCCTAGTAACAAGGGCCCCACTACTGGCAGGACCTACGTGATGCATGACGAGGAGGCAGAGGTAGAGGCAGAGTCAGACTCGACATTGATCACCTGTAACCTGtctatttaagatttttatttatcGCCTCGATTGCATGGAATAATATGTTGATTGTTGGAATTATTTTTGGGATTGAGAACTTAGAACAaaataggttgcatgttctaataGGTGAACTTAAGGATtcaaattgatttaattaagaACTTTAAGGGCCAAAATGTAATAACCAAAATTACAGGGACTAATTGCCAAATTCAAAAGTTGAGGGGTTGTTTTCACATTTTTCGATattttgggatcaaattaataattttcaaaattttataaccTAAATTGAGTAGATTCGAATTTTTATGGGGAATGCAATTTCCGGAAAAAAACGAGGGActaaattgaagaaaatttgaaactttAGGGGTGAaattgcaattttcgaaaatttctaaGGGAAAattattgtaattttcaaaGGACTTCTAGGACTAAATTGGAGATTTTTGTACATTTTGGGTTAATCAATGATAGAAAATTtcttaagtttcaacacgatcaaatttgatgatatgttttgtcgcaagaatgatatatatttcaggtgtagccacgTATGCACTGCCGGATtctggagctacacattcatttatatccGAGTCTTTTGTCAAGCGAGTAGGAATCATACCAGATGCTTTGGATTTGGGATTTAGGGTTTCGATTCCGTCCGGATATCAGATGTTTACCTCGAAGATAGTGAAAAGATTGGAGCTTCGGTTACAGAAAAATACGGTGCATGCAGATTTCATTGTGCTACCGTTGCCGGAGTTCGATATTATTATGGGTATGGACTAGCTTTCTTCGAACGGAGCTGCTATAGATTTTCGACGGAGGATAGTATCTGTCTGACCGCCCAACGGTAAGCCATTTATTTTTGAGGCAGCCAGACACCAGCAGATATCGcacatcatttcttgcatcTGTGCGAAGAAGCTCATGAGGAGAGGCTTCCAGACATTTTTGGTGAGTATTGTGACAATGAGCGAGCCAGTCAGCAAGAGGTTAGGAGATGTCGAGGTGGTCAGGGATTTTCCCAGCGTTTTCTTGGACgatgtttcaggcattccacCAGACAGAGAGATGGACTTTTCCATTGAGTTGATGCTAGGTATAGTGCCGATTTCTAAAgcaccctatcgtctagcacctgcagAGATGAAGAAACTGAAGGATCAGATACATGACTTGTTATACAAGGGTTTCATTCTCCtgagtttttctccatgggacgCTCCGGtactgtttgttaagaagaaggacgACATCATGCGGCTTTGCATCGATTACAGGGAGCTGAACCAAGTCACggtcaagaataagtatcctccgcctaggattgaagatctatttggtCAGCTTCAGGGAGCATAAGTGTTTTTAAAGATAGATCTCCGATCAGGATTCCACtagctgaaggtgagagaggCTGATGTGCACAAGACGGCTTTCAGGACGCGTTATGGGCAccatgagtttatggtgatgcccttcaGACTGACGAACACGCCatcgatcttcatggatctcatgaatcgcgtgtttcagccgtatttggatcagctcgtcatagttttcatagACTACATGATGATATATTTGAAGAGCAGAGAGAACCACAATCAACATTTGAGGATAGCACCACAGGTTTTGCAGGACCGTCgactgtatgccaagttcagtaagtgtgagttctggctagacagagtggcattcttgggccacatcatATCTCGAGATGGATTGGAGGTTGATCCCAGTAAGGTCGAGGCTGTCCGAGATTGGCCAGCGCCTAAGAGTGTGACAGAGATCCacagtttcttgggattggttgggtactataggaagtttattcagggattttcttctatTACAGTGCCAATGACCGCTTTGAtgaagaagaatgccaaattCATTTGGAGATCAAAGTGCCAGGAGAGTTTTGACAAGCTGAAGCAAGCACTGACTTCAGCGccagttctagctatgccatcaggacAAGGACATTTTGTGCTTTTCAcggatgcttcgaagctcggtttgggtgcagttttgatgcagcgtGATAGAGTTATAGTCTACGTATCCAGATAGGTGAAAGTCCATTGGAataattatccgactcatgacctcgagctagcagcagtggtattcTCTCTGAAGATTTGGAAGCACTATctatatggggagaagtgcaagattttcaccgaccacaagagtctgaagtacttcttcacgcagaaagagctgaatatgagacaacggaGATGgctggagctagtgaaggattatgactgtgacattaacTACCATcagggtaaggctaatgtggttgcggatGCCCTAAGCAGGAAGAATGCAGTGGTCACTCAATTGTCGGTACAGAGACCGATGCAGGCAGATATTCGGAGGTTTGAGCTTGTAGTTTATGCAAAAGGCGATGCCCCTAGTCTTTTTACCCTGACAGTACAGTCAACACTGAGGGACATGATTCGAGCATGGTAGAATTCTGACGatcagttacagaagtggaggcaGAGGGATGAGTCTAATGGCCTAAGGTTGAATTCAGTTGAGGATGGCATAGTCAGATTTTGCGACCGACCGTGGGTTCCTAGTGGTGATTCCCTGATAGCAAATATCATGATAGAGGCCCACAGCACCCTGTAATCCATCCATCCAGTGAGTacaaagatgtataaggatctacagtctctatattggtggccaggtatgaagcgagATATTTTTGGTTTTGTGTCTGAGTCTTTGATGAGTCAGCAGGTTAAGGCCAATCATTAGAGACCTGCAGAGAGACTGAGACCATtccctattctcgagtggaaatgggagaacattaccatggatttcgtgacagGGATACCGAGGACAACTGGGG contains the following coding sequences:
- the LOC140985900 gene encoding uncharacterized protein, with translation MSSSDGSTRRSLGVLLTLLCRRLDTITGAVLPVLVDERWRQGQVLRDDASLWWEGASQGVDLTILTWNQFKDLFYNKYFPADVRGRLTREFMSIRQGDLSMSEFIRRFDRGCHFVPFIARDVAEKLRNFMYRLIPTIHWDVMLMRPTTYDAATTCSFKEESQKAADFPSNKGPTTGRTYVMHDEEAEVEAESDSTLITCVATYALPDSGATHSFISESFVKRVGIIPDALDLGFRVSIPSGYQMFTSKIVKRLELRLQKNTVHADFIVLPLPEFDIIMGMD